In Pseudoalteromonas carrageenovora IAM 12662, the following proteins share a genomic window:
- a CDS encoding VCBS domain-containing protein — MSKFGLRVLTISSVCSLGILAVGCGSSGSKSEPVNASVVAQSAAVISGQTAVSIESSREIAITGELSITDAQTNEAVFKAQNNNATAYGSFSLTEDGNWSYTVNVDYATVSALSEGETLLDEVIVTSADGTTATVSITIIGTAGPDDFIVSEETVLNADGANTGLSAYKLIENAFSEGSIESPDIYSGNHQGVEHIIEDTDSIIGNHFVFLAHRDDDQDKDKGATDRQRNEIKAYDKSPAATLAFKGETVQYTWKFKVSSELELSSKFSHFFQIKARNDSNDNTNGNDDQPIITLSGAQKNSTGNQLQVRYSAGFDKNGNSTGLDKNLIETDWSLITDEWVAVFVQATFSEEGKFDMTLTRLSDNEELFNISEQNIDMWRGFSNDDFARPKWGVYRSIAETDSLRAEEEQVRFADFVIKKGVLTK, encoded by the coding sequence ATGTCAAAGTTTGGCTTGCGTGTTTTAACAATTTCTTCTGTTTGTTCTTTGGGTATTTTAGCTGTAGGGTGCGGCAGCTCAGGGTCTAAAAGTGAGCCTGTAAATGCATCGGTTGTAGCGCAAAGCGCCGCGGTAATTAGCGGTCAAACAGCTGTAAGTATTGAAAGCAGTCGAGAAATTGCAATAACAGGTGAACTATCTATAACAGATGCACAAACCAATGAAGCAGTATTTAAAGCGCAGAACAATAACGCCACAGCTTATGGTTCTTTTAGTTTAACAGAGGACGGAAATTGGTCATATACAGTCAATGTTGACTATGCCACTGTTAGTGCACTAAGCGAAGGCGAAACCTTACTTGATGAAGTGATTGTCACATCAGCTGATGGTACTACTGCCACAGTGTCTATAACAATTATAGGTACTGCAGGCCCTGACGATTTTATAGTAAGCGAAGAGACAGTGCTTAACGCTGATGGCGCTAATACAGGGCTAAGTGCTTATAAATTAATAGAAAATGCTTTTAGTGAAGGTTCAATTGAATCACCCGATATATATAGCGGCAATCATCAAGGTGTTGAACATATTATTGAAGATACCGACTCAATAATTGGTAATCACTTTGTGTTTTTAGCGCATCGCGATGATGACCAGGATAAAGACAAAGGCGCAACCGACCGCCAGCGCAACGAAATAAAAGCTTATGATAAATCACCCGCGGCAACACTTGCCTTTAAAGGCGAAACCGTACAATACACTTGGAAATTTAAAGTCTCTAGTGAGCTTGAGCTGAGCAGTAAGTTCAGTCATTTTTTTCAAATAAAAGCTCGTAACGATAGCAACGACAACACTAATGGCAACGACGACCAACCTATTATTACGCTCTCGGGTGCACAAAAAAACAGTACAGGTAATCAGCTGCAAGTGAGATATAGCGCAGGCTTTGACAAAAACGGTAACAGCACTGGGCTTGATAAAAACCTTATAGAAACCGACTGGTCACTCATTACTGATGAATGGGTAGCGGTATTTGTTCAAGCTACTTTTAGCGAAGAAGGTAAGTTTGATATGACCCTCACTCGCTTAAGTGATAACGAAGAGCTATTTAATATAAGCGAGCAAAACATAGATATGTGGCGTGGTTTTAGCAATGATGACTTTGCTCGCCCTAAATGGGGAGTTTATCGCTCAATAGCAGAAACCGATAGCCTTCGCGCCGAGGAAGAACAGGTACGATTTGCCGATTTTGTTATTAAAAAAGGCGTTTTAACAAAGTGA
- the lipA gene encoding lipoyl synthase has translation MNKPVKMEPGVKLRDAEKMALIPVKVLPTEKTEMLRKPEWLKIRLPKSTERIDGIKQAMRKHGLHSVCEEASCPNLSECFNHGTATFMILGAICTRRCPFCDVAHGRPLKPDAAEPEKLALTIKDMKLSYVVITSVDRDDLRDGGAQHFADCIREIRKHNPTITIEILVPDFRGRMDRALEILIETPPDVFNHNLETAPRLYKLARPGADYKWSLELLRRFKEAHPEVKTKSGLMVGLGEEISEIEEVLRDLRAHNVDMLTVGQYLQPSKHHLPVKRYVPPAEFDGLKEYADEIGFTHAASGPFVRSSYHADQQAAGKEVK, from the coding sequence ATGAATAAACCAGTCAAAATGGAACCAGGTGTAAAACTACGCGACGCAGAAAAAATGGCGTTGATCCCCGTTAAAGTTTTACCAACAGAAAAAACTGAAATGTTGCGCAAGCCAGAGTGGCTTAAAATTCGCTTACCAAAATCAACAGAGCGTATCGACGGTATTAAACAAGCAATGCGTAAGCACGGCTTGCACTCAGTATGTGAAGAGGCTTCGTGCCCTAACCTATCAGAGTGTTTTAACCACGGTACAGCAACCTTTATGATTTTAGGTGCTATTTGTACTCGTCGTTGCCCGTTCTGTGATGTTGCCCATGGTCGTCCATTAAAACCTGATGCAGCAGAGCCTGAAAAGCTTGCACTAACAATTAAAGACATGAAGCTTAGCTACGTAGTAATTACCTCGGTTGACCGTGATGATTTACGTGATGGCGGCGCACAGCATTTTGCCGATTGTATTCGCGAAATTCGTAAGCACAACCCAACCATTACCATCGAAATTTTAGTGCCAGATTTCCGTGGTCGCATGGACCGTGCTCTTGAAATTTTAATTGAGACACCACCTGATGTGTTTAACCACAACTTAGAAACAGCGCCGCGTTTATACAAACTTGCACGCCCAGGCGCCGATTATAAATGGTCATTAGAATTACTTCGTCGCTTTAAAGAAGCACACCCAGAAGTAAAAACTAAATCTGGCTTAATGGTTGGTCTAGGTGAAGAAATTAGCGAAATAGAAGAAGTACTTCGTGATTTACGTGCGCATAACGTAGATATGCTTACTGTTGGCCAATACTTACAGCCTTCTAAGCATCACTTACCAGTTAAACGTTACGTGCCACCAGCAGAGTTTGACGGCTTAAAAGAGTATGCCGATGAAATTGGCTTTACTCATGCAGCCTCTGGCCCGTTTGTTCGTTCAAGTTACCATGCTGACCAACAAGCCGCTGGTAAAGAAGTAAAATAA
- the rodA gene encoding rod shape-determining protein RodA codes for MTALHDKRSIWMRMHLDLPLLIALLVMMAGSITIVYSASGQDTAMMLRHMTRMGGAIIGMVILAQFSPATLKRLVIPLYCVGLLMLVGVLLFGVSSKGAQRWLNLGITRFQPSELMKLAVPMMVAWYIGRNHLPPRPLHLIIGFVIVMLPTLLIKEQPDLGTSILIASSGVFVLFLSGLSWRLIGFLSSIVGLAAWPFWHYGMHDYQKQRVLTFLDPESDPLGSGYHIIQSKIAIGSGGVEGKGWLQGTQSQLEFLPERHTDFIFSVLSEEFGLFGVCVLLSLYLFIIGRGLYIAVNAQDAFGKLLAGALTLTFFVYIFVNIGMVSGLLPVVGVPLPLISYGGTSMVTLMAGFGIIMSIATDKRMLLK; via the coding sequence ATGACTGCATTACACGATAAACGCTCTATTTGGATGCGAATGCACCTCGACTTGCCATTACTCATTGCTTTATTAGTTATGATGGCAGGCAGTATAACTATTGTTTACAGTGCCAGCGGCCAAGACACCGCAATGATGCTCCGCCACATGACTCGTATGGGCGGCGCAATAATTGGTATGGTAATACTTGCCCAGTTTTCACCTGCTACGCTCAAGCGTTTAGTTATTCCGCTTTATTGCGTAGGCTTACTTATGCTGGTTGGCGTGCTTTTATTTGGCGTAAGCTCCAAAGGTGCACAGCGCTGGTTAAATTTAGGGATCACCCGTTTTCAGCCATCAGAATTAATGAAGCTCGCGGTTCCTATGATGGTTGCTTGGTATATAGGTCGAAACCATTTACCACCTCGCCCACTGCATTTAATTATTGGCTTTGTAATTGTTATGTTGCCAACACTATTAATTAAAGAGCAACCCGATTTAGGAACCTCAATATTAATTGCAAGTTCTGGGGTTTTTGTATTGTTTTTATCGGGCTTGAGCTGGCGCTTAATTGGCTTTTTAAGTTCTATAGTTGGGCTCGCTGCCTGGCCATTTTGGCACTACGGTATGCACGATTATCAAAAACAGCGCGTACTAACCTTTTTAGACCCTGAGAGTGACCCGCTTGGCTCGGGGTATCATATCATTCAATCTAAAATAGCTATTGGTTCTGGTGGTGTAGAAGGCAAAGGCTGGTTGCAAGGAACGCAATCGCAGCTCGAGTTTTTACCAGAGCGCCATACCGATTTTATATTTTCGGTTTTAAGCGAAGAGTTTGGGTTATTTGGTGTATGTGTATTACTCAGCCTGTACTTATTTATTATTGGCCGAGGTTTATACATTGCTGTAAACGCACAAGATGCGTTTGGTAAGTTACTAGCAGGCGCCCTAACGCTCACATTTTTTGTCTATATTTTTGTAAATATAGGCATGGTGTCGGGCTTGCTGCCCGTTGTAGGTGTACCGCTTCCACTAATTAGTTATGGCGGCACATCAATGGTGACGTTAATGGCCGGATTTGGCATTATTATGTCGATTGCGACAGATAAAAGGATGCTTTTAAAATAA
- a CDS encoding serine hydrolase: protein MKSIKHKILKGVCGLVCTAAVFSASAQIIPAPPQINAKGYFLVDFTTGKVIAEGEADTQLAPASLTKMMTSYVIGTEINAGNIAPTDMVTVSEKAWAKNFPESSKMFIEVGKQISVDELNHGIIIQSGNDACVAMAEHIAGSESAFADLMNAHAAKLGMSNSHFINSHGLDTNEHYTTPRDMATLGAALIRDVPDEYALYKQKSFTYNGIKQYNRNSLLWDESLDVDGIKTGHTSEAGYSLVTSATKNDMRLIAVVMGTSSERARKVESKKLLNYGFRFFETITPYKAGDSFAEQRIWMGNKENVSLGILEDTPITIPRGQHKNLKANFELDNTLEAPLAKGTKVGTLFLQLEGEDIAQYPLVTLEEVEEGSFFSKIYDYLRLQIM, encoded by the coding sequence ATGAAATCTATTAAACATAAAATCCTCAAAGGTGTATGCGGCTTAGTTTGTACAGCCGCCGTATTTTCAGCCAGCGCCCAAATTATTCCGGCACCACCTCAAATTAATGCAAAAGGTTATTTTTTAGTAGACTTTACAACTGGTAAAGTAATTGCTGAGGGTGAAGCAGATACACAACTCGCACCTGCAAGCTTAACTAAAATGATGACCAGTTATGTAATTGGCACCGAAATTAACGCAGGTAATATTGCCCCTACCGATATGGTAACGGTAAGTGAAAAAGCATGGGCTAAAAACTTCCCTGAATCATCTAAAATGTTTATTGAAGTAGGTAAGCAAATTAGTGTTGATGAGCTTAACCACGGTATTATTATTCAATCAGGTAACGATGCGTGTGTAGCAATGGCTGAACACATTGCAGGTAGCGAAAGCGCCTTTGCTGATTTAATGAATGCCCACGCTGCTAAATTAGGTATGAGTAATAGCCACTTTATCAACAGCCACGGCCTTGATACTAACGAGCACTACACAACACCACGCGATATGGCAACGCTTGGCGCTGCACTTATTCGTGATGTACCAGACGAGTACGCACTTTATAAGCAAAAGTCTTTCACTTACAACGGTATTAAACAGTACAACCGTAACTCATTATTATGGGACGAAAGCCTAGATGTAGACGGTATTAAAACGGGTCACACATCAGAGGCAGGCTATAGTTTAGTTACTTCTGCAACTAAAAACGATATGCGTTTAATCGCTGTTGTTATGGGCACATCAAGCGAACGTGCTCGTAAAGTTGAAAGCAAAAAACTACTTAACTATGGATTTCGCTTTTTTGAAACAATTACACCTTACAAAGCTGGCGATAGCTTTGCAGAGCAACGTATTTGGATGGGTAACAAAGAAAACGTATCTTTAGGTATTTTAGAAGATACCCCAATTACTATTCCACGTGGTCAGCATAAAAACCTAAAAGCTAACTTTGAGCTAGACAACACACTAGAAGCGCCACTAGCTAAAGGCACTAAAGTAGGCACTCTATTCTTACAACTAGAGGGTGAAGACATTGCACAATACCCACTAGTAACACTTGAAGAAGTGGAAGAAGGCAGCTTCTTTAGCAAAATTTACGACTACTTACGCTTACAAATTATGTAA
- a CDS encoding EF-hand domain-containing protein: MKTLHKTLALAALVSSSAAFAAVDFSSFDADGDGVISKKEAKVNSQLVQLFDQLDADGNGELSKEEFSKVQ; this comes from the coding sequence ATGAAAACACTACATAAAACGCTAGCTCTTGCGGCACTTGTTTCTTCTTCAGCGGCTTTTGCTGCGGTAGATTTTAGCTCTTTTGATGCTGATGGCGATGGTGTTATTAGCAAAAAAGAAGCAAAAGTTAACTCTCAACTAGTGCAGTTATTTGATCAATTAGATGCAGATGGAAATGGCGAGTTATCTAAAGAAGAGTTTTCAAAGGTTCAATAA
- the ybeD gene encoding DUF493 family protein YbeD, whose product MVQPVKDTKFDEYLEYPCPFTFKIMGLANVNLTDQILTKLQPIAPGDYAPKVKPSSKGNYESVTLVATVTSGKHIEEIYNVISNIDDVRHML is encoded by the coding sequence GTGGTTCAACCTGTTAAAGATACTAAATTTGATGAGTACCTAGAGTACCCTTGCCCATTCACATTTAAAATTATGGGTTTAGCGAACGTTAATCTAACAGATCAAATTCTAACTAAATTACAACCTATTGCTCCGGGTGATTACGCACCAAAAGTAAAACCTAGCAGCAAAGGTAATTATGAGTCTGTTACGCTAGTGGCTACAGTTACAAGCGGTAAGCACATTGAAGAAATTTACAACGTGATCAGCAATATCGATGACGTACGTCACATGCTTTAA
- a CDS encoding septal ring lytic transglycosylase RlpA family protein, whose protein sequence is MRHSTKLLFITSLILLLSACSSGPSSRYSMRHDAAPLRAPTTLEMQDAVVVDVKKSASASRSYEVLGKRYSPMLDETGYKEEGIASWYGRKFHGYHTSNGETYDMFAMTAAHKTLPLPSFVRVTNTANGKSVIVRVNDRGPFHDDRIIDLSYAAAYKLGYYNHGTAKVKLEAVTLAESAARQTYIQVAAGSTLANVEALASTLRAQYKLPTNIVQKDAIFRLHLGPIKDTQHADQVLKKLKQNQFQNAFLLYTQ, encoded by the coding sequence ATGCGACACTCAACTAAGCTTTTATTTATTACATCATTAATACTTCTTTTAAGTGCATGTAGTAGTGGCCCAAGTAGCCGCTATAGTATGCGCCATGACGCAGCACCGCTTAGAGCCCCTACAACTCTTGAAATGCAAGATGCGGTTGTGGTTGATGTTAAAAAAAGTGCCAGTGCGAGTCGCTCATACGAAGTGCTAGGTAAACGATACAGCCCAATGCTCGATGAAACAGGCTATAAAGAAGAAGGGATTGCATCGTGGTATGGCCGAAAGTTTCATGGCTATCACACTTCAAACGGCGAAACATACGACATGTTTGCCATGACTGCTGCTCATAAAACACTGCCACTACCGAGCTTTGTACGTGTAACAAACACTGCTAATGGTAAATCAGTTATAGTACGTGTTAATGACCGTGGACCATTTCATGATGATAGAATTATAGACTTATCTTACGCAGCCGCTTACAAACTCGGCTACTACAATCATGGTACAGCCAAGGTTAAGTTAGAGGCCGTTACGCTTGCAGAATCAGCCGCGCGTCAAACGTATATTCAAGTAGCAGCAGGAAGTACACTTGCTAATGTAGAAGCGCTTGCCAGCACATTGCGTGCTCAATACAAATTACCAACAAATATCGTGCAAAAAGATGCTATTTTTAGATTGCATTTAGGGCCAATAAAAGACACCCAACATGCCGATCAGGTATTAAAAAAATTAAAACAAAATCAATTTCAAAACGCGTTCTTGCTTTACACTCAGTAA
- a CDS encoding RNA recognition motif domain-containing protein, whose amino-acid sequence MKLLVRNLSRATTEQELRTLFAAHGKVTTCNLVLDKETGQSKGFAFVEMPNDIESKSAIKALNQLSVDKSKIRVKYADE is encoded by the coding sequence ATGAAATTATTAGTTCGTAACTTGTCTCGTGCTACTACCGAGCAAGAACTTCGTACGTTGTTTGCAGCTCACGGTAAAGTGACTACTTGTAACTTAGTACTTGATAAAGAGACTGGCCAGTCAAAAGGCTTTGCCTTTGTTGAAATGCCAAATGACATAGAAAGCAAAAGCGCTATTAAAGCACTAAATCAATTAAGCGTTGATAAAAGCAAAATCCGTGTAAAATACGCAGATGAGTAA
- a CDS encoding M28 family metallopeptidase: MASTLLKSASLTLLVALFGCSEPANEYSPLETPSGVSLNNVKQHIKTLASDDFQGRGPLTHGEVKTVGYLSEQYKALGLTGAYKGKYLQPVKMAMVTANQNMQLNVADLSFVAGKDFTARTEQLQPVVDVRSSDIVFVGYGINAPEYGWNDYKNIDVEGKTVIVLVNDPGFATQNDALFTGNAMTYYGRWTYKYEEAARQGAKAVFIVHETAPAAYPWGVVESSNTGTKYTLMDNNLNASKLPVMGWLTLNATEQIFNAAKLNYQDLKQSALNDGFKATSLNLKADLSFKNEVSHAKSHNVVAQITGSESPDEYVVISAHWDHFGTKQTDSGPKIYNGAVDNASGTAATLEIARIMNQIHQQTPFKRSIIFANFTAEETGLIGSQEFASGAAVPTKQMVGLLNIDGMNVLDGTDYILQYSKDLSTMESYLAKAAKAQGRVVKMDPRPQNGLFFRSDHFSLSKQGVPSLLFMSLGDTDPDYIAHKYHKEADDYSPKWSLGGVKQDIELIVDIASQLANNGDWPKWTSDSDFKAKRAQDKP, from the coding sequence ATGGCCTCTACTCTTTTAAAAAGCGCTAGCCTAACCTTGCTAGTTGCACTCTTTGGCTGCTCAGAGCCTGCTAACGAATACTCTCCTCTAGAAACACCCTCTGGCGTAAGCCTAAATAACGTTAAACAGCATATTAAAACGTTAGCCTCTGACGACTTTCAAGGTCGCGGCCCACTTACTCATGGTGAAGTAAAAACTGTGGGTTACTTAAGCGAGCAATATAAAGCGCTTGGTTTAACAGGTGCTTATAAAGGCAAATACTTACAGCCAGTAAAAATGGCGATGGTGACGGCTAATCAAAATATGCAGTTAAATGTGGCTGATCTAAGCTTTGTTGCGGGTAAAGACTTTACCGCACGTACCGAGCAACTACAGCCAGTAGTAGATGTGCGAAGCTCTGATATTGTATTTGTGGGCTATGGTATTAATGCACCAGAATACGGTTGGAACGATTATAAAAACATTGATGTTGAGGGTAAAACGGTTATCGTATTGGTAAACGACCCTGGATTTGCAACTCAAAATGATGCGCTATTTACGGGTAACGCTATGACCTACTACGGTCGCTGGACTTACAAATATGAAGAAGCAGCCCGCCAAGGTGCCAAAGCGGTATTTATTGTCCACGAAACAGCCCCTGCCGCCTACCCTTGGGGCGTAGTTGAAAGTTCAAATACAGGTACTAAATACACCTTAATGGATAACAATTTAAACGCCTCAAAATTACCTGTTATGGGGTGGCTAACTCTTAATGCTACTGAGCAAATTTTTAATGCTGCAAAGCTTAACTATCAAGATTTGAAACAAAGCGCTCTAAATGATGGCTTTAAAGCCACATCACTTAATTTAAAAGCGGATCTTTCGTTTAAAAACGAAGTATCGCATGCCAAATCACATAATGTAGTTGCGCAAATTACTGGTAGCGAATCACCAGACGAGTACGTGGTTATAAGCGCACATTGGGATCACTTTGGTACAAAACAAACCGATAGTGGCCCTAAAATTTATAATGGTGCGGTAGATAACGCTTCAGGCACAGCTGCAACACTTGAAATTGCACGCATTATGAATCAAATCCATCAGCAAACACCGTTTAAACGCTCAATTATTTTTGCCAACTTTACCGCAGAAGAAACGGGGTTAATTGGCTCGCAAGAATTTGCCTCGGGTGCGGCTGTACCGACCAAGCAAATGGTAGGGCTATTAAATATTGATGGTATGAACGTACTTGACGGTACTGATTATATTTTGCAGTACAGCAAAGACTTATCAACAATGGAAAGCTATTTAGCAAAAGCCGCTAAAGCGCAAGGCCGCGTTGTTAAAATGGATCCTCGCCCGCAAAATGGCTTGTTTTTTAGATCTGATCATTTCTCTCTTTCTAAGCAAGGCGTTCCTAGCTTATTGTTTATGAGCCTTGGCGATACCGACCCTGATTACATTGCGCATAAATACCATAAAGAAGCCGATGATTACTCGCCAAAGTGGTCTTTAGGTGGCGTAAAGCAAGATATAGAACTTATTGTTGATATAGCTTCGCAACTTGCTAATAACGGTGACTGGCCTAAATGGACTAGTGACTCAGACTTTAAAGCAAAACGCGCACAAGATAAGCCATAA
- the lipB gene encoding lipoyl(octanoyl) transferase LipB — MNENTLIVRQLGRQRYMPIWQKMQAYTDTRDDNSPDEIWLVEHDSVFTQGQAGKDEHLLAPGDIEVIKVDRGGQVTYHGPGQQMMYVLFNLRRLKIGVRELVTWLEECIIESLAEYGIDAYAKADAPGVYVNDSKIASLGLRVRRGCSFHGLALNVNMDLSPFLRINPCGYAGMNMVQTKELNGPQNLQSAGEGLVKHMIKKLNATQVKHTEGFENE, encoded by the coding sequence GTGAACGAAAACACCTTAATAGTTCGCCAGCTTGGGCGTCAGCGTTATATGCCAATTTGGCAAAAAATGCAGGCTTATACCGATACCCGCGATGACAATTCGCCAGACGAAATTTGGCTTGTTGAACACGACAGTGTTTTTACCCAAGGCCAAGCCGGTAAAGACGAGCACTTACTCGCCCCAGGCGATATTGAAGTGATTAAAGTTGATCGCGGCGGCCAAGTAACTTATCACGGCCCAGGCCAACAAATGATGTACGTATTATTTAATCTACGTCGTTTAAAAATTGGTGTACGTGAACTTGTTACCTGGCTTGAAGAGTGCATTATTGAATCTCTCGCTGAATACGGTATTGATGCATATGCAAAAGCCGACGCGCCTGGTGTTTACGTTAACGACAGCAAAATTGCATCATTAGGTTTAAGAGTTCGCCGTGGCTGCTCGTTTCATGGTTTAGCATTAAATGTTAACATGGACCTGAGCCCGTTTTTACGCATTAACCCATGTGGTTATGCCGGCATGAATATGGTGCAAACGAAAGAATTGAATGGTCCTCAAAACCTACAAAGCGCAGGTGAAGGACTGGTAAAACACATGATAAAGAAGCTTAATGCAACACAGGTTAAGCATACTGAAGGGTTTGAAAACGAATGA
- a CDS encoding EF-hand domain-containing protein, which produces MKTIQSTLVLMALASSSAAFAATDFDTLDVDGNGAVSLAEASVDAELLGQFEELDTNQDGELSQDEFSKA; this is translated from the coding sequence ATGAAAACAATTCAGTCAACATTAGTACTAATGGCTCTAGCTTCTTCATCAGCGGCTTTTGCAGCAACAGATTTTGATACGTTAGACGTAGATGGTAATGGCGCAGTTAGCCTAGCCGAAGCATCAGTAGATGCAGAACTTTTAGGCCAATTTGAAGAACTTGATACAAACCAAGACGGTGAGTTATCACAAGATGAGTTTTCTAAGGCATAA
- a CDS encoding EAL-associated domain-containing protein: protein MARMSYISSVERYHEYEHVIHSLLESILISIEDGLTKERDTRYLVKQYPFLELQYCLNEQGLQQGNNVCFKRAYAKKLGASGNQQDLSERPYFLQSKANDAVCFTDPYISIATHHLCISAIKELKKPINNHHYLVVDVSLTQLIEFIMGDTARANMSPYFKAGYGVIVACLFGLVLFLLNIVFSDIYALLTHVDTSSDPLEPFSIIIYITLALAVFDLGKTILEEEILMHKDIFRHSSTRRTITRFISTVLIAISIEALLTMFKAALGQAEYLMPAIAMMLAVVGLLIALAIYVYLGAKAETLLMRARLKQKSSK, encoded by the coding sequence ATGGCGCGAATGAGTTATATAAGTAGTGTAGAGCGTTACCACGAGTATGAGCATGTAATACATAGCTTGCTCGAATCAATTTTAATAAGTATTGAAGATGGCTTAACTAAAGAGCGAGATACTCGTTATCTTGTAAAGCAGTATCCATTTTTAGAATTACAATATTGCTTAAATGAACAAGGCTTGCAGCAAGGCAATAATGTATGTTTTAAACGCGCGTATGCAAAAAAATTAGGCGCAAGCGGGAACCAACAAGATTTAAGTGAGCGCCCTTACTTTTTACAATCAAAAGCGAATGATGCAGTGTGCTTTACCGATCCTTACATTTCGATTGCAACGCATCATTTATGTATATCGGCAATTAAAGAGCTTAAAAAACCTATTAATAATCATCACTATTTAGTGGTTGATGTAAGTTTAACGCAGCTTATAGAGTTTATTATGGGGGATACTGCACGCGCTAATATGTCACCTTACTTTAAAGCAGGGTACGGTGTTATTGTGGCATGCTTATTTGGCCTTGTGTTATTTTTGCTAAACATTGTTTTTAGCGATATATATGCATTACTAACTCATGTAGACACATCATCAGATCCCTTAGAGCCCTTTAGTATCATTATTTATATCACGCTTGCATTAGCAGTATTTGATTTAGGTAAAACGATACTTGAAGAAGAAATTTTAATGCACAAGGATATTTTTAGGCATTCATCAACACGGCGCACCATTACCCGGTTTATATCTACTGTGCTAATCGCTATATCTATTGAGGCGCTATTAACTATGTTTAAAGCGGCGCTGGGGCAGGCTGAATATCTAATGCCGGCTATTGCGATGATGTTAGCAGTGGTAGGGCTTTTAATTGCATTAGCTATTTATGTTTACTTAGGCGCTAAGGCTGAAACCCTATTAATGCGCGCGCGATTAAAGCAAAAATCCTCCAAATAG